The region AAACAGCTGtagtctggaaaaaaaaggagggaaactATTCATTTCtttgggactattttcagcagcagattaGTCAACATTTATGAGAATTTAAAACGTGTAGAGCTGCCAAGCTCATGTTCATCACTGTGAAGGTACATGTTACCCATGGCAACAGTGTGGCTTCTTGACAGACTTTCAGTTTGTtccagaaacaacagaaatctGTCTTTTGATGACTACTGCAAATAACAGATTTAACCTTTTTCTCTACGTTTAATCTACCAGCTCCACTGATGACCATGGCCCAATCTCTTCTGAACATGTCCCCTCTGTACTGTTGACTCACCATAGCCCAGTGAGGATGGTGTTTTCAGCCAGCACCACGATGTAGTACGCCACCATTCTGTACCGAGTCCGGCCCTCCTTCACGTTAAACCAGCAGAAGATGTAGACGATGCCAACCACCATATTGAAAAGCACCTCCTCCCATTTGGACATACAGAAATCGGTCCCTCCGTGCACCACCCAGAAGGCCATGGCACACCAGTGAAGCACCACAAAGATGCCAAAGTAGATGTGGAAGAGGGAGGCAAATAGGGCGAGTGAGAGCACACGAGAGGAGATGGTGAAGAGGCGCCAGAAGAGGTGCAGCAGTGCCCCGCGATAGCTCATGCTGCGCTGGTCATCACGAGAGTCCCGCAGGAGTTTGTGGTAGGAGGCCAGAACCCAGGCGAGAGACAGTAGGGAAGCCAGCGAGGAGATGCCTACAAATAGATGAGGGTGACAAGGTAGAGGCAGAGGTAGATAACTGACTCACACAGTCACTCACAAAAAAGTTGAGTCATGGTTTCAAGATTTGTAATACATAAAGTACAAATGTATTTTGAGTCAGTGTGGGTGTAATAATTTGAGCACATCTTTAAATAAGATGTAGTGTGCGACACGACTGAATCATCTGGTGATGCTTAATGCCATGAGTCTAAAATATCAAGTCATTTTTAGCATCCCAGCTGCTGTGTGCGTCTACCCCCCTGTACTAGTCATGTATTTGCATTCACGTAGAAGGTGTCCCGGAACTAGTAAGGGTGAATAATACTTTGAATAATACCAGTGGGAGGCCACCTAGTTGATACAAATCCTGCATGAATATGGAGAAGAGGCTGATGGCTAGCACATCTCCTGAACACTTTCTTTCACATTCAAGGACTACCTGAACAACAGGAATTGTGTGCTGCAAAaagcagcactgtctgcagccACAAATACTGAGCACAATGTGTGTGCGCATTGCCAATTACTGTTTGTGCAGCTGTTGATTAGTATGTGCTTTGTGGGATATGTGGAAACATGGTGTTATGTTTGTATAAATCTGGCAGAAGGTTGGCCGTGTTCACATGGCTTTTCAGACACTCTGTGTAGTAGTCTTGGAGCTGAATGGCGGCTGAACCCTTGGGGTCTGTGCTCCACCTACACTGCAGTGTCTCTGCTCGGTTCTCCTGGATCAtgatgcagagctgcaggaccAGCTGAGGAGCAGACTCCAGGAAAGTCTCCAGCAGCCGCAGCATGTTGACGTCTGCGTACTCGAACATCATGGCCCAGTACCAGCGCCGCTGGTGCTCCTTCTGCCGCCGCGACATGATGCCCAGATACAGTGTTCTGATGTACCtgcaggggtcagaggtcagagggtgtATTAACATTAATACCatacactttttcttttttaccctTATTGTTTTCCTGTCTTCCTGAAACGTATGTTTTAAATTTACAGATGTTAGTTAGTTTATCTGACGACAAAATAAGTCATGAATTGATCAATCCGTCAATTAGCGGAATACTGATACGTAGCTATATTAATAATTTCCGAGCGCAAAAGCCAAATATTTGCTGGTACTCTCCGGCATCTTAGTAACCTTAGCTGTGGTGTCCTCTTATGGTTTTGCAGAGAAGCTCTTTCTGTCACTCCAGATATTTTCCTGCGCGACAAGAAGacgcagaagaagaaagaggagctCTACGCATGCGCACGCAAGTTGTTAcgctttttttaaatactgctCATGCGCAAACGGTTTTCGGTGCTGAAAACGACGACGTGCGCTAATTAATCACTTCTGTGCGCGATTTCCAGCAAGTTCAAGGAGTTTGAGACACAACTGGCGTACTGGCACCTTTTTAAGAAGAGCCACAAGTGAGAGAAGCGATACTAAATACCGCAGCTAGCAGGTTAAAACTAATCTCAAAGTTAGCAGCGTAGCCATGAAGGTTTAGACCTTTAGCATGTTTATGAGTAAACAAATGCCACCTCTCCTTTGACCTCAGCCTGGAAGGTAAGTCAGGAAAGTCTCATGAAGCTGGAGCTGGACAGTCAACGGTGAATATGTTCTGAATGAGTTCAGGTgcatttcctctgtgctgtaCATCACTACATCTAAACCATGTCTTATCTGTTTTGTGCCAAATTagacgaaaaaagaaaaaacttcttcggagaggaaggaggcagaAAGATGGATGAGAGACTTTCAGCACAGCTACACACACTTACAGCAGACAGCACGAAATCACGAATCACCTGAGTTTACCAGACATTTCTTGCGGCTGCTGGCATGAAAAGGTATGTTTTATCCAGCTCCATATTTCTGTGATTGATGTAATTCCTCTATCCACTTCCCTACACTCATGTTTGAATCTGTTTCATCTGCTGGAAAAAGAGTCAAGACAGACAATCAACAGTTAAAGATGAGTTTGAGTTCTCTTTTTCCACACAATGGTCTGTAGATCATGTAATAATAATTTGGCCAGGCTCACCATGTCATAAAGATCTGACATTGTGAAAACTTGAATAAATTAGCTTAATTTCTCACGTTTTGCTCTTTGTTCTGATCGTTCATATTAGCTCTGTCTAAATAATCAGGcataatatatttttatccATATGTATCATGTGGAGTTGTAGAACTGGGAAACTACAGTACTTGTGGGTGGGATGTGGGCAGTGATTTCAATGAAAACTGCCTTAGGGTGCTGACAaagagtgtgtttgtgggtttgtgtgtgcacatatgcatTTGAACAAATGTGCTCTAATGTTAGCCTCCTGCTTTTGAGTGTGTGGTTTGACTGTATGTGCATAGGTGTCAttgtgcgtgtgggtgtgtgtgcttaCATTATGCATGGCTCTGTATGTGCAACTATTACACCCATCTGGCTTGAAAAACACAAGCATAAttcacaaaacataaataattcaCCATCCATACGAAGATGATTAGATGAGCACACACAATGTTCGTATACATGCTCATGCTTCTAAATGAACCATTTAAAGCCAAATTAATGGATTTTGTGAGACACTGTAACCACAGTTCTATTTGTCCTTGACTCAAGAGCAATGAAGGATAAACACTCAAGATTATTTGTCTGGCTTTTTCAAATTGTGTAAGCAGGAAGTCGTTTAATTTCTGTTCAAGTGAAGGATTTAAACTTAACTGTACAGCAATACAGGAAAACCTGACAGCCACTTAACGCTTTGATAAGGAAACCGTATAAATTGAATACAGTGGATCTTCCATCCCTCCACCCTATCCCCaccacttttccttttccctacCTCCTTTTGCTCTGTatcctctcccctccccccattcactttctctctcctccgCCCTCACCCATCCTTTTTTCATCAGCCTCTCCATCTCTTAGCAATCTGTCTCAATCAGGCCATACCATTTCCTCATCTCTAAACACCACCCCCCTTTCCCTTGGCAcccatgtttttttccttcttcctcctcttgctccttCATTTACTCCAGATGGAAGAGTCCATTTTGCAGGTTGTGGGTGTGTTTTGGGGGTCGAGTAAATGGAGGTACAttaggttgtgtgtttgtaagtggGGGTTGATTTAACCCTACAACCACAAAGGAACTGAAGCAGAGGAACTGAGTACCACATCCCTTAACCGGCAGGGTGTAAACACCCAGGCACACAAAAATGTATACACCACTCTACTCTCCTTGCTGCCTGCCCAGCGGCAAGTGGACATCATTAAGGAGTATTCTTGGAGAGAGGAGTGGGGGGAGTCACTGTCCTTGCACAGAGGGCTATGATGTTGAAAACAAGCAAGCACACTCCTGCTACTACTCGTAAAATTTTCAAAGCGACACACATCCACAAGCAAACACATAGAATAAAACATAGAGCAAAGAGCCCACAGTTGCAATagaaggactgtgtgtgtgtgtgtatgtgatatTTCCCGCCAATGCTTTTAGCACTACAATTAGCACCCACCCTTCTCCaactgtgtgtatatgtagtatatgagtatgtgtgtgtgtgtatgacagaagtaggagagggagagagggtgagagacaCATACAGTGAGATGGGAAAGGGGAATGTGTTGCCAGAAGCACAgatgcttttcctttttgtacTCTCCATGCATGCTGACACTCATGGGAAGAGCCGTGACACCGTTTTTCCACTGGtcacacatgagcacacaggcatgagcacacacacacacgcatgagCGCACACACGCCAGCCCTGATCCTCTGCTCCCCGACTACAGGAGTCTGACTGAGACAgtgtccatggtgctgaaaatGCATCCGTGCCATTGACAGTGTTTCTGTTCCTCTAATGTCCTAAAGAGTTAATGTGGGAACTTTCTAATCACTACAATCATTGCTTCACCACCTTCTTAACTCTTTCAGCCAAACAAATAATAGAAACTGAAGACGTTAGAGTCGATCATAAAGTTCATCCCTGCCTCTCTGACTGTCACTTGAGATCCATTTGTCGTGCCCAGATTGTAACTGAAGTGCTGGAGAGGTCACACAGAGTCTCTCTGCATCTTACTCCTGCTCTTCCTGTCCTGCCTGTCAGTGTGAGGAACACTTTCTTTCCTTCCAGCTTCATCGAGTTGGACACACCACTCTCCCCATCAGAAACGTGAAGTTCGTGTGAGAAGAGGAAAGTTTGTGTGAGAGTGATATAGAGCAGTGTGGTGATTTAGGCAGGTGTTAGGTGTTATTGTTTGGCTTGTGACAGCCCTTACCTCCACACCTGTCCCAGCTGGAGGATGTGTATGGTGGCCTGCCACAGCCAGATGGTGGCCAGCTGCAGGCGGTCCCTGCCGGGAGACAGGCACCCCAGTGCCACTGCTCCACGTTTGGTCAgaccctccacctcccccagcCCCCCACCGGTGTAGTCCTGCACAAACCAGCGAAAACTCAGTATCTGGACCAGCACCGAGGGCACCAGCACAAAGAAGAGAGTGAGGCCGAACCAGAGGTAGTCCTTCCTCCGGTAGTAGTCCACCGCCAAGCAAAGGTCCGTGCCAACATCCCAGAAGAAGACGAGGAGGGCGAGGATGATCCAGAGGCAGTCCAGCCACAGCTGCTCCCGGGGTGGGCAGTGAGTCTCCCGAATGCCGACCCCTCCAGCGGGCTGGCCCCCACC is a window of Echeneis naucrates chromosome 2, fEcheNa1.1, whole genome shotgun sequence DNA encoding:
- the xkr6a gene encoding XK-related protein 6, with the protein product MAAQSDGGKAGVGCGGGGGGGGFAQLYNVDAEEPLDSAAIHICQCCRSSACYWGCRSACLGSLLGGGQPAGGVGIRETHCPPREQLWLDCLWIILALLVFFWDVGTDLCLAVDYYRRKDYLWFGLTLFFVLVPSVLVQILSFRWFVQDYTGGGLGEVEGLTKRGAVALGCLSPGRDRLQLATIWLWQATIHILQLGQVWRYIRTLYLGIMSRRQKEHQRRWYWAMMFEYADVNMLRLLETFLESAPQLVLQLCIMIQENRAETLQCISSLASLLSLAWVLASYHKLLRDSRDDQRSMSYRGALLHLFWRLFTISSRVLSLALFASLFHIYFGIFVVLHWCAMAFWVVHGGTDFCMSKWEEVLFNMVVGIVYIFCWFNVKEGRTRYRMVAYYIVVLAENTILTGLWYAYRDPVMTDSYAVPALCGVYLTFAGGVLVMLLYYGFLHPATAHLQPSPASSCCAQLLWGLPLPPSTPPTAPPTPAHMTKSQTEEDVAETCLPVFQVRSAPLISKPEGPLIKIDMPRKRYPAWDAHYVDRRLRRTINILQYITPAAVGIRYRDGPLLYELLQYESSL